GCCTCCGCAGGGTTGCTGTGGCATCCACACGTGACCACTCCTCCTGAGGGAGGGAGGCAATGCCTCCTTCCAGGTGACTGAGCATGGAGCGTGGGCGGGGCTCCGGGGCCTGCCTTGATGGAGGCGTTTCCCGGGGTGCATCCAGtactctgtgtgttgtgtaaataCAGGGAGTGTTGTCACTTTCTCGGCTTCCATCAAGCAGGGAGTTAGAGTCAGTGTAGCTGGGGACAGGACCGCTGATGGTGCGACGCCGGCTCTGTATGTCTGCCTCCAAGCTCAGAGCGTCACGGTTATGCCGTAGGAGGTCCAAGCTTGCCTGCGGAACaggccaaataaataaatcatacagCAGATTCAAAATAATATAAGAGTACAGTATATAAACAGGTTCTTCCCCACCGTCGGACTCGTACACATATAGTGACATTTTGAAAGGGATTTATAGGTATATGTTACTATCGATGTAAAAACTTGTGTTTTTAGTGAGTTGTGTGTATCATATGGATTTACCTGTACACAGACAGCTCCTTTTGCTACATCTCCCAATTTGGACATTTCGAGCATGGCAGCAATGTCTCTAACACTGCCCCCAGATGCACTTGATTCAGAGGCAATGCCGCAGTCACTGCGGCGCCGCTCACGGTATGTCACACTAAGGAACGACTCACTAGGTCCGCCTTTTCTAGCCCCGCCCTCGGTAGCCAGAGCCACATCATCTGCCAGGTTACCGGTGGAAatagaggaacatgaacgtttaggtggggtgggggggcgtgTCCTCCTGCGAGGGCGAGTCGTAGCAAACGACTGGCTGCGGTTGACGCTGCCAGTGTCTAGTGTCTCACTAAGAGCTCTAGTTGGATGGCTGTGGTCGACTGTGCCTAGTGTGGCATATTTTACTGATAAAATGGGCAAGGGTCGCTCTTCGTTCACGCGTTCTGCTTCAGCCACTCTGGGCGGCCCACCTCGAGTGACCCGTCTAGGCAAAGGGGGAGTCTGCTCCTCTTCTTCGTCCACTCCACCTTCAAGAGGAAGGCAGAGTAATGGCACTGTACCGGTGTGAGACTGAGTGCGGTTGGAGTCACTGGGGACCCTCATCCTGCTCTGTATTTTCATGGGCGACCCTGGGGAGtatgtgggtgagtgtgagtgaagggATGTGGCTTTGCCTTTAGTGGGCATGTATGGTGGGGCAGGACTATCATTTGACATAGGCTTCTTGAGTGGAGGAGGGGCATTTGCTCTCTGTATGCCCCGCCCTTGTGAGATGTGCCGGGGAGAGCCACGCCCCTCTGACCCCTTGCGTGTCCTTGGAGCAGGGGTGGATTTGACCTCCACTACAGTACTTATGACATCAATGGTGGTTTCTTGTTTTGAATCTGTGCTTTCACTGGGTTGGACATCTGTGTTGGAAGCTTCTTCCTCTTTTTGAGGTTCTCCCAGTCTGTTAACAGCTAACATTAACTTCTTCTGATGTCCTACCATGCAAAGgatataaacaaaattaatatttttacaaataatcaTTCCATTACGTTGTTTGAGGACATTAACACTTTACACTTAAGAATTTTAAAAGCTATATCCTGTTAATCTATTAGCAAATGCTTATGCTTATATATAATGCTTATTATATACCCAGCTTGGTGATGCCAATTTCCTGCAAGTCCTCCAGAGTGATGTCACTGACAAAGTCCATGTTGTCATACCCATTCTGAACAAGAGTCTGGTAGTACTGACTCAGTCCAATCAGAGACAGCCACTCTGCCAGGTTGGCCTACAGGGTCACACAGAACATTGCTGGATGGCTGGCTGTGATGAAGCTGCACATGTGTATGTTCATGTATAGCTTTTACATGGAAAACATGAGACGATTACCTTTGGTcaataaggtgtgtgtgtgtgtgttttcttacaGGCTTTTCTTTAGGTATCCAGTCAGGGACATTCAGTTTGCTGATCTCTGACAACATCTTCTTCCTGTGTCCAGGTTTTGTCACCCCAATCACTGTGAGGTCCTGTAAACACAAATAGCTCAAATGTCTGTAATCTGTAACTCAGCAAATGAGAAACAACAAAATTTTCAAGAGCAGTACATAGATGTTCGCATTTGTGTAAGTAGGTGTGTAATACCTCTGGAGTCATTCTACTGATTGTATGTAGATCGTATCCAGCAGTCAGGAAGTTTGTTGTGTAAAATTGCAGCTGAGCACTAGTTAGCCATTCAGCAACTGCCTCTGAGCTCTAGAAGACCACCAACAGTAACAATGCAGACTTGTAAGCACTGTTGTGTGAACTGTTCTTTTCTAACCACTGTTGAGCTCACTtgagatgaaaaacacatttgcagtcACTAGGTGGCAGCAGAAAGCCACACAGAAATTTGATACTCCTTgacaatctctctcacacacacgcacacacacacacacacatgccttgcTCTCTGTTGAAGCACTGTCCTTCCTCTGCAGTAAAGGATCCACAAATGGTTTCTTCTTCTCAGGTGCACTCAAAGTAAGCTGTGAGGAAACTGTGAAGGAACAAAATGTCACACGACACATTAGTAATGTAAATACTGTCAAATGACACATTAGTAGCATCAATAATGCCACATGAGTCACATGAGACATTAACATCAATATGAGAACAAGGTTTTGTAATTATATGCCAGGAATGAGGGTCTTACTACAATGACAAGTCACCTTATAAAGGCTTCATGAATAGTTAGAAGCTTATGTAAgatcatttacataaaaaagcaaaagtgaCATGTTGCTTGCTAAATCTTCATCTTTACTGTTACACCTCAAATCTTGATGgttatttagtttatttctCAGTAAGCATTTTACCTGTTAGCTATCTTCAGACATTTGTTATTTGGCAGAAATGGTGATTTAGACTACATTAACATATGAAATAACTAAATTTACATCACAGTCATCAATAGACACTGTTTGCCTTTTTACTTATGTTTTATAACTACTTATTAATAAAAGGTGTTTATGACCTAATTAGTATCCATtaataaactaattttaaacaatttataaGGGGGAACGTCTAAAATACTTACCTTTATAAAACAAGGTTTTCTACCAGTGTATGGAGATCAGTATAAATTATCTTAATTGATTTTGTAATGGAATACCTGTGCACTGGTCTACAGAGCGCGACTGTTCCAGGAGATGTTCTTTCGCTTTTGCTGACTGAGACAGCACTGTGGCCAACAACTagaatacaaagaaacacacacacacacatcaaatcaCGGTGTGACTAGGAAGGCTTCATTTATATTGCTATTACATTTGGgggatttgatttattttattttgggttttgtgtgtgtgtgtgtgtgtgtgtgcgtgtgtgtgtttgtgcatgcatatgtgtgtgtgttgttgttgttttgttttttttctgtgataactttgtggttaaggtacttgacttgtaattggaaggttgccagttcaagctccaccactgctaagttgccacttaACACTCAATCGCTCAAGTTGTaatcaatcataattgtaagttgctttggataaaagtgtcagctaaatgccgtaaatgtaaatgtaagtgtgtctgtgtgtgtctcacctttACCCCCTCTGCCTGTGCATGCAGTCCTGGCACATTGAGCCCATGTGTGTTGACCCCCGGTGAATGTGTGGGAGTGGTCGGCACAGGCACAGGTGAACTGGCCAGGTGAGCATTGGCGTTGTCCATCGGTCCACCAACAGACGAGCGGCCGCCAGTCAGACTGCCCGTGCTGCCCATGCTACCAGCACTGCCGCCGCctagcaacaaacaaacaaacaaacaaacaacaacaacaaaccaaggGAAAAAGTGATCAtctctgagagaaagaggaggagagagagatacagacagaatTAACAGGATATAATGATCTATAACCTGCTaatatatttactgttattattattgatttgtttatctagtttatcatttatttttactttaagtATCATTTTGCTACTTAGGACTATTAGAACTATTATCATCATGTTCAGCTATTTTGCTGTGGCAAAATTGTGCCTgatacagtcatgccaataaagctgcTCTAATTTGAATTGAAtcgaattgaattgaattgagagaCATTATATGCAGTATATGCACTCTATGTGTACAaattacagtatatgtacacactgcacagtgtatatactgtatatatactgcttgttactgtgttgttctttgttaatgtttgtgtatatgttacTGCTTGTATATTACTTCTGTTAATGTGTTGGCAATATAATATGATtctgtcatgccaataaagctcaGTTAAATGgaaactgacagagagagaaagagagagagagccttggGAATATTGGGAGCATGGGACAATGACACTAAACTCAATTTAAATTACAGACCCATTAGGCCCTAAACAGAGAATATGAATTAGCAGAATATCTCTGCACTGTCAGAGATCCACAGCAGATCATTACCAAGTACATTCTCTGTGACCACAACCTCGCCATAGAAAtgggcaaataaaaacaatcctGGCTACCCAGAGAGAAAAGACtatgtggtcactgtgagagtggtgaggtCGAGACAGAACAGCACTTTTTCTTCCACAGCAAAAACTTCACAAAAGATTCACCAAAATGTCACTGAAAAATTTAGTTTACTCCCAATTTTGAAATTCTCCCCTAATCTACAAGATTACAAAGCTATTTTCTTTGGAAAAATTGTACCTAATACAGTCAGGCCAATAAAACTACCTTGACTtgaactgaaagagagagagagagagagagagagagagagagagagagagagagagagagagagagagagagtcctcaCCTGCCAGAGGTTTCCTTAGTACCCATATCTCCTCACTAGCAGTGCTTTGCTGACCACTTAGAGTGGGAGACCCATGAGGGCTTGACACTGACCCTCTGgaacctgaaacacacatacaaaaacatctaTACACAAAGCAAATTCATTATGATAGCTGGTTACAGATATACATTCCGGGAGCAGGTAGGGAATCATTTGGGGTTGTTAAAATGGACTGAGTGTACAAACAGAGACCATGGGAGCCATTCCTACTGATGAAAGTGCAATTCTCACcaaatgtgtttgagtgtaacAACCAAAGTGCAGAATATTGTCATGCTTGGCCAAATTGGGAAATCAGTCtctttaaagaaacaaagatGTGACCTGTTATTAGTGTCTTGCATAAGAATGCatcatatttttcataattaGTTATGCTAAAACTTGGAATAAAGATTAACTAAGCTGAGTTGTTTTGCCTGAGACATAAAATTGtcaacaatattttttttattgttatatgGTAATTCAAAAATCAGACATCTGTTCATTGCACAAGTATTCAGTGCCCTTGCCTACCAATCAATATTTGGTCACACATGTTTTGCTGAAATTACAGCTGCAAATCTTTCAGGAGATATTTTAATCAGCTTTGCACATCAAGATCCTCACATTTTTGTCCATTCTTGCTAGTACAATTTCTCATGCTCTGTTAAATTGGGTGGTTCATTACAGCAATTTTCAAATCTTGCCACATATTCTCAATCAGAGATCAGGCTTTGACTTGGCCACTCTAACACACTAATGTTCTTGCATTTGAACCACCCCTGTGTAGATTTGGTGGTATATTCACTTGTTGGAAAGTGAACCTCCATCCTAGTCTCATGTCTCTTCCAGAAGGGGAACAGGTTTTCTCCATTAATCTTGCCTTCAACTCTTATCACTTTCTTAGTTCTTGCAGATGAAAACTGTCCCCACAGTATTATGctaccaccaccatgcttcactgtggtgatggtgttctcagggtgatgagcagtgtttggactgtaccatgcttcactgtggtGATGGTGTTCTCAgtgtgatgagcagtgtttattttggtctcatcaAAACAGAATATCTTTTTCCAAAACTTTTTCTCCAAAATGCCTTTTGGCAAATTTCAAACATGATTTCAAATGCCCTTTTTTCAAGAATGGCTTTCCTTTTGGCTCTCTTCCATAAAGCTTTGTGGAGTGTTCGGAGTGGGAGTGTGGAGTGGGAAGTAGTTATCCTGTACAGAGCTTTTCCCATTTCACTGCAGatctctccagctccttcagAGTAACCCTCAGCCTCTTGATTGCTTCTCTGCTTATTGTTTTAACTGGCCACTGGCTTTTGATGGCCTTGTCTCTGACCTTGTCTTGTTGAGATGTGGTTGTGCAATATTTTTGGACTTAATAGTGATCTGTAAAATGTAAGATTTGGGGAATTTTTAATAACCAAACATTTTCTATAATTTTGCTCTGGATTTGTTTCAAAAGCTCCTTGGTCTTCATGATGTTTAGGTAGGTATATTTCTCAAAGTTTGGTACCTTCCAGGAATAgttgtatttatattaaaatttagACTAGGTGTATTTAtgacaatttaatttaattgcacACAAGtggaatttaaataatttgtgtacTTCTGATGGCAAATGGTTGCACCAGAActactttatttgttttcataacaAAGTGGGTGCATACTTATGAAATCACaaattttgtttggttgttttgtttgtttgttttttttactttcctcACGCTTCAGTATTATGGGCTACTTTGTGTAAATTCATTACACATAATCTTAATTAAGCTGATTTACATTTGAGGTTGTAaacatgtgaaaatgttcaaaGGGGGTGAATACTTATGCATGTTTAATTGTAATGTACATTTTGCCAATTTAGTTCTATATCTCTTTACTGAAACTATACACCTAACATGACAACTTCATAaataccattttaaaatatggttcGCATCTATGTACTGTAAACCAAAGCTCAGTATTTTCACAGGGCAGTGGAAATCAATATGTAGtaaaacattcatattatttatGAGTTAAATTCTATATTTCATAACTTTGTCTGAAAGtcaaaaaaacagtaaatactgTTAGACTAATATTGCCCCCTAAAATAGCACCACCACATAGGGCAGTGGTACCTCAGTGGTTCAggttcaagccccgccactaCCACTGTAcacagtcataattataagtcgctttggataaacgtaTCAGccaagtgctgtaaatgtactgcAAATACACAATAGCCAATATGACAAGAAAGCCTTCTGCCATTATACCTCTGACCATCATCCAAGTTGAAAAATGTGGGTGAACCTTCTCTGCAgcattttcaattttttttttgaaaggggagattgttggggggggggggggggggggggacggacATTTTATTAGCCAGGTTATCATCATAGCAGTCAAATGAAAGTGACCTAACAAAATCTGAAATTGTTAAACAGTTTAACAGTAAATATTGGGAGTTGATAGGATTTTCCCTCTTGTTCTTCTGATGTCTCGTGTTTTTAGAACATCACAATAGGAACCTGTACTTAATTTCATGCACGATACTGCTCTATGAAGGGTTTGCAAGCTTAATTCTCTTCAAATAAAAATTCTAAACGATATATGTGAAATAGTGCTGAGTGAACTgaagaaatgttttgaaattctAATTTCAAATATAATGGGAGAGTAAGATGCACTGAGTGATTTTGGCATCTACAAGATactatcttaaaaaaaaaattacaatgaacataaataaaatacataaaacatggGGTGAAGATTCCCAAGATACCAAAGTATCTAAAGAATTCTACCCCTATAGTAACTTAAATTGCCAAGATGAGTTTCTGTTGCTTAGCAAATAACTAATTTGTATTAATGTAACGCCAGTGAATATACTCCTAATTTgccatcattttcattttctggagCAGCTTTGCAGTGATATGCCATAATATATGGCCTTGTCTATCAGAGGATTGCTCTTTCAGACATTTTGGgttctaaaacattttgaaatgcacAGTAGGCATATATAAAAgttcagtttttttatttattaaattactgtTTGCAATTGACATAACTTCAAATGAGGAATATGTCCATGTGTTTCCCACATGTATTAGTTGAAACCAGCATCTTCAAGCCCCATAAAGACATTCAGCTGGCTTGGATTGTTGTACCTCCTTCTTGAAAGTCTTACACTGATCAATATCTGATCAATATTAGCACTGAGGTGCTCTGTGGCAAATTAGGAAAACTGATAACATCAGCATCTGATAGTCTGTGAGGGTTGTGGTGTGCCTTAAATGGGAGtgtcataaaaatacatttattgccTTTAGGACCTTAAGGGAATATTTGGTTTATTAAGTGGTGATATTAAGTTCAGACTGAACTGCACTAAAAGGCATTGTATAGGCATATCAAATAGCTATTAGAGTGGCCtctaaaaatgtaattctaGCCATCTATAAATTTTGGAAAATGACTTCACTAGGCAAGtcagtaaaaacattaaaaacagatTGCTCTCTTGccagaaaaaattaaaaacttatACATATGTTATTAAAAACTTCCATTATTACCAGAGAAgcaataaatgcatttgagATTTACCTTGATTAGAAAGAATAATTATGAGAAAAGCTAAGGGTAAAGATTGGCAATATGAAGTTTAGTTTTAGTGCATGCGTGCATggatgtctgcgtgtgtgtgtatatcagtgAGAATGGCAATTTGGGactttgtgttctttgtgtgtgtgtttgtacctgtcTCTTTTTTCGGCTCCTCtgagcaggaggagggaggTTCATACGCAAATGAGCTGCAGGTGGGTGTGTTATACCCAAATGAGGTGAAGAGGGGCTGATGGAAAGAGATCAGGGTagaagggggtggggcagtCAGGGGCAAAGAGAGAATGTGGGAGGAGTCACCGTTCACCATGGCAACTGAGCCAATTGCCAGCGGACGGATCTGTATCTTAAGATACTGTTGAGTAGAGGGTCCTGGgtacagtaaaacaacaaaacaacaacaccaaaaacacaaacaacaacaacaacaaaacaacaggaaaggaaacacaaaataaaacatgttcaaGCAAAAATATCTAACTCTATGCACTTATCTTTATAGATTGCATCAAATTATGAAATCAAAATAGCtttgaaattgaaaaaaaaaaacattcatgcagaaaaccaaaatgtacatttaacaataaaatgacataggcaaaaaaaaatggcatgcaTATCGTTCcaacacaaaaaacactgcaaacactTTGCGTATGTAAATTAACTTTGAAGGCACTTAACCTTCCATTAAtcatacataaatgcatataaaaaggGGGAGTGGGTGGTTTGTCCATAATGACTTTATAATGCATTTGTCTGTCACTACATTCGCATTGCACGTGTGCCTCCGTATGTCTTCATATACTTGCGGCGCACGTGTGCCGATGTGCATCCATAGACGTGTGAATGATACAAAatgcaagggggggggggggagcctgAGGATGATGACACAGTCGATAGAGATGGGCAAGCCCGTGGTGGATAGAGGAGCTGCCGACTCTCATCTCATCCACCTGCCTTTcactcccatctctctctcttgctgccCTTGGCTTTGATTTGTGGTGAAAGTGTAGGAGCCAGAGAGGAAACACCCGTGCGTATGCACACAAACGGACAGTGCGAAAAGCTCACTGCAGTTTCCCAGACACAGATTCTCCATTCAAAAAtcctttgtacatttttatttacttctttattttttattttaatactgtAGACCTAATCTATGTCTGGGACAccagacatctctctctctctatctatctatctctcactctcgctcatacccacacacacacacacacacacacacacacacacacacacacacacacacacagtgtgctggTGTATTACATGTGCCATGTAGATGAGCTAGTGCAAGCTAAGACAATAACAAATGTCACATGACCTGAGAGGTCATGTAACGATGCAATGGCACACCTGCCCTCTTGATGACCTCCACCATGTCAGAGGGGAAGTAGCCCACACGGTCGTTTCCTGTGCGATTGTCGTGGATACAGCCTTTCCATCGGCCATCGGAGTGCTGCTCCAGGACCTAACaaccagaaacagaaacagaagcaaactGAGCTGAATGTCGTTTACCTTTAACCACTGTGTGTCTAAATATGCTGTGCCCTATAGCAACGAACAACAGTCACCAATACAGCCAGTGGTTCATAGATATGTAAACAATCCAACGTGTCACCATTTGATAGAACTGCTGTTCCAGGTAGTCACAAAGTATGCATTCCACATAATATCCTCTATTATACTAACATTTAGTTTGTAGGTTTATTCCATGTAACCAAGACAGTCACAGTGTCATGCTTTCGTCATGGCTATCTAAATGCAGATCGGTGCGAAAAGGTGTGGTGGACTTGTTGCATTGGAAACATATTCATTTCCAGAACTTTCTGCCCAATACGAATATGTTGCGTGCATTTACTGACCACCTGCCTCAACAATCCTCTGGACATTTAAAGATAACAGTGAAATGTTAACAATAGTAGTAATCATAGATTACTATTATGATAACAGATTATTAACTTCCACCTGATTCATATATTGAAGATATCAAAGATTTGGTGTTCTCATTTACAGAAACATAGAACATCGGTACCtttataatattataacatttataacatcATAGAACATTGGCACCTTTACaacattataacatttataacactATAGAACATCAGTACCTTTATAACATTAGAACATTTATAACACTATAGAACTTCAGTAcctttataactttataacaTTTGCAAAACTATAGAACTTCAGTACCTTTATAACATTAGAACATTTATAACATTATAGAACTTCAGTACCTTGTCACACAGTTTGTGACAAAGGGAGGATTTTCTGTGATTCTAAGTGGCAATTTTGGAGAGTTTCAGCTAACACTGGCACCATGCTGGAGATCACCATCCTAATGTATGGGAAAGCAGAGTTATTGTCCAGTAGATGGCACCACTGCTCTGAGTTAAGCTCTGCTGAAGCACCAAGGCCTGGAGAAGAGTCTGTTTTCTGTCCCAGAATAACAAGGCTGTATTTTATAAGAGTAccaaggtttcttttttttagtttttcctccCTGCAAGAAAAACATTCAGCCTCACACTGGGTAATTACCGTGATGATGTCACCAGCTTTGACGTTGAGGCTCGTTAGGTCGTAGTTGTTGCAGTAATCTTTAAGGGCCCTGACCTGCACGGCAGCAGAAGCatctgtatgcacacacacacacacacacacacacacacacacacacacacacacacacacacgcacacacacagtatgtgttCATTTTCCTTTAGATGGAACTCACTAGTTCTTCCTTCTCTCATATTCCATACCTCTTAACATCTGTTTAATCTCACGACTGGCCTGTGTGGTGGTGAACTGGTTAACAATGTCCAGTGCTGTCTGGCAATATGTATTCCGTATGCTAGCACTGATGCCACTCTGcagaataaaaaacacacacagatgcacatgcagacacacacagtttacatacagttccataaataataaaaaacaaacacatgcagtatGCCGATGACATCATAACATATGTAAGAGTGTCAGAGAGTGACACAGAGAACACATGCGAATCTCGAATCATTAAAAGAATCA
The sequence above is a segment of the Electrophorus electricus isolate fEleEle1 chromosome 16, fEleEle1.pri, whole genome shotgun sequence genome. Coding sequences within it:
- the si:dkeyp-9d4.3 gene encoding caskin-1 isoform X2; its protein translation is MELIALLLESQAIVDIRDQKGMRPLHYAAWQGKCEPMKMLLKAGSSVNSQSDEGQIPLHLSSQHGHYDGSEMLLQHQSNPCIRDHAGKTPLDLACEFGRVSVVQLLLNSNMCAAMLEPKPSDPNGISPLHLAAKNGHIDIIKLLIQAGIDINRQTKAGTALHEAALCGKTEAVRLLLDSGISASIRNTYCQTALDIVNQFTTTQASREIKQMLRDASAAVQVRALKDYCNNYDLTSLNVKAGDIITVLEQHSDGRWKGCIHDNRTGNDRVGYFPSDMVEVIKRAGPSTQQYLKIQIRPLAIGSVAMVNGDSSHILSLPLTAPPPSTLISFHQPLFTSFGYNTPTCSSFAYEPPSSCSEEPKKETGSRGSVSSPHGSPTLSGQQSTASEEIWVLRKPLAGGGSAGSMGSTGSLTGGRSSVGGPMDNANAHLASSPVPVPTTPTHSPGVNTHGLNVPGLHAQAEGVKLLATVLSQSAKAKEHLLEQSRSVDQCTVSSQLTLSAPEKKKPFVDPLLQRKDSASTESKSSEAVAEWLTSAQLQFYTTNFLTAGYDLHTISRMTPEDLTVIGVTKPGHRKKMLSEISKLNVPDWIPKEKPANLAEWLSLIGLSQYYQTLVQNGYDNMDFVSDITLEDLQEIGITKLGHQKKLMLAVNRLGEPQKEEEASNTDVQPSESTDSKQETTIDVISTVVEVKSTPAPRTRKGSEGRGSPRHISQGRGIQRANAPPPLKKPMSNDSPAPPYMPTKGKATSLHSHSPTYSPGSPMKIQSRMRVPSDSNRTQSHTGTVPLLCLPLEGGVDEEEEQTPPLPRRVTRGGPPRVAEAERVNEERPLPILSVKYATLGTVDHSHPTRALSETLDTGSVNRSQSFATTRPRRRTRPPTPPKRSCSSISTGNLADDVALATEGGARKGGPSESFLSVTYRERRRSDCGIASESSASGGSVRDIAAMLEMSKLGDVAKGAVCVQASLDLLRHNRDALSLEADIQSRRRTISGPVPSYTDSNSLLDGSRESDNTPCIYTTHRVLDAPRETPPSRQAPEPRPRSMLSHLEGGIASLPQEEWSRVDATATLRRPRPPHSSDGEKFKLTETGTVRRRPKVLAPPEGNDTDGSRLEFTCRRPVLEVCAKEGSSETEVQPDDFRRVLKPVVSPKPAVTLRKPDPPTPTKRVPLPDSEGQHSPVDVKKVPPPVSPKPSPPPTLPKPVKIKPLPAPVPIAASQTHTLTKTSCLNTHNSSPTTVLPEQLDYLIYTTVVPKPAEAHTLSPWAASSPTQSPQTPQTPQTPQTPSTPGSGSAPVKPPRSSMAGLSVDIPSPVEAELTGAEAVQQRTREEERLRDEEEHKRERKEELAVRMEAAGQSHAKAAPGWECADALGSEGSDVTWSAESSGQMVIRKKKVGMARQIQVEGEIQGGRQGGSVKTEAVQQGELETEGLIEARCLIGGHASETMTQLRLEETSASLAAALEVVEEKIKDDKSAVENKTTVNILDDIGSMFDDLADQLDAMLD